Below is a window of Molothrus aeneus isolate 106 chromosome 14, BPBGC_Maene_1.0, whole genome shotgun sequence DNA.
GGTTCCTCAGCAGGAAGAGCAAAGCCGTCATCTTCATGATCAACCTGGCCGTGGCCGACCTGGCCCACGTCCTCTCGCTGCCCCTGCGCATCTACTATTACATCAACCACATCTGGCCCTTTGGGAGCTTCCTGTGCTTGCTCTGCTTCTACCTGAAGTACCTCAACATGTACGCCAGCATCTGCTTCCTCACCTGCATCAGCATACAGCGCTACTTCTTCCTGTACCACCCCTTCCAAGCCAAGGGCTGGAAGCGCCGCTATGACGTGGCCATCAGCGCCCTGGTCTGGCTTGTGGTGGGGGCCCTCTGTGTGCCCTTCCCCATCATGAGGAGCCACGGGCTGGGGGCCAACACCACCAGCTGCTTTGCTGACCTGCAGGTGAAGCCGATTGACAGCAAGGTGGGAACGGTGCTGATGACTGGcgctgctgagctcctgggctTCGTGGGCCCGCTGGTCATCATCTTATTCTGCACGTGGAAAACAAGACACTCCATCCGGGGCTTCCATGTCCCAGAGGAAAACAGCGGGGAGAGGAGAAAGGCTCTCAGGATGGTTTCCATGTGTGCCATTGTGTTCTGCGTGTGTTTTGCTCCTTACCACATCAACTTCTTCTTCTACATGTTGGTGAAGGAGAATGTCATCACCGACTGCTTCCTGAGCACCATCACTCTCTACGCCCAGCCCTTCTGCCTGAGCCTTGCCAGCTTTGACTGCTGCTTGGATCCCATCATCTATTTCTTCATGACTTCTGAGTTCCAGGAACAGAtttccaggcacagcagcatggCCATCCGGAGCCGGCTCATGAGCAAAGAGAGTGCCTCGTCGATGAAGGAATGACAAGAAAGCCACTTGGAAGAAGCTAAGGTATTTCATGTGAAATCTGAGACTGGTCTGGGATACTCCATTACCAACTCTCTTGTGGACGATCCTGCAGGTTTGTCCAAGGGAGTCTTGTGGTAgtagaatttttttcagtatataGAAGATAAAACCTTGTCTAAGACTGGTGTGTTGGAATCTGGTGACTGACACAATTGATGTGActgtccccttccctgtgccacccacaCCTGGCCTCACTGGACTACAAAATACACAGGAGGGAGTGAAAAAACTCTTACTGGGAAATGGTGGAAAAGTCCCAGGCTTGTCTTCTATTTTCCCAGTTGCAGGCTCGGTGATCAAGCCAGAGACAATCTCACATTCATACACTGACTTCTGCTAAAGGATCTTCTCTGGGAAAACCACACCAGAACCTAAAACTGGCCAGTAGCAACCAAAGGACATTGTGGTATGTGCAGTGGAGGCTGTGGACAGGTGAAGGTGGTTTCCATGTGCTCCTGGGTTTGGTGTATCCCACTGGTCACCAGTGATCTCTGCTCCCCTTTCCAcactcaccctcctgctctgctcctcctttccATCCCCACCCAGCTCTGTTTGCTCCCTAATTCCTGACGCATCCCAGAACTTGCACCTGCAGTTGGTGCAAGACCCTCTGCAAGACAAATTCTCCTCAAACATCCAGAGAATGGCACCTTCCCTTGCTCCAGGTGACTTTCTTCCCCTCCAAGCTGGCAAGGTGGACATGGGCAGGTGGCTTTTGCCTTTAGACTCCTTGGGACAGGACCATGGTGGCCCTGGGGTCAGTGCAGGTGGGTTT
It encodes the following:
- the P2RY10 gene encoding putative P2Y purinoceptor 10, whose product is MTHPPYTITASSSNPVMTHSNQNCSHQDLPFKSILYATTYTLIFIPGLLANSAALWVLCRFLSRKSKAVIFMINLAVADLAHVLSLPLRIYYYINHIWPFGSFLCLLCFYLKYLNMYASICFLTCISIQRYFFLYHPFQAKGWKRRYDVAISALVWLVVGALCVPFPIMRSHGLGANTTSCFADLQVKPIDSKVGTVLMTGAAELLGFVGPLVIILFCTWKTRHSIRGFHVPEENSGERRKALRMVSMCAIVFCVCFAPYHINFFFYMLVKENVITDCFLSTITLYAQPFCLSLASFDCCLDPIIYFFMTSEFQEQISRHSSMAIRSRLMSKESASSMKE